One Opitutus sp. ER46 genomic region harbors:
- a CDS encoding class I SAM-dependent methyltransferase has protein sequence MAAPASRPSLLLADHWRDYQLVDCGDGMKQERWGGFNLVRPDPQIIWPRSGTERSRTGAATPARWEGWDGFYHRSDTGGGKWEFRRPLPESWQIKYDPLGLTLKIRPTSFKHTGLFPEQAVNWDWFSRLIRSARAEGREINVLNLFGYTGAATVAAAKAGASVCHVDAAEGMVKWCRENAALSGLAAAPIRYIVDDCLKFARRELKRGRRYDAVIMDPPTYGRGSTGELWKLEEHLWNLLVECRALLSERPLFFLINAYTARLSPTVVENLLAELLHDRGGKLSSGEVGLPIQKDGKVLPCGIYGRWEG, from the coding sequence ATGGCCGCGCCCGCCTCCCGACCCAGCCTCCTTCTCGCCGATCACTGGCGGGACTATCAACTGGTCGACTGCGGCGACGGCATGAAGCAGGAGCGCTGGGGCGGCTTCAACCTCGTGCGCCCCGATCCGCAGATCATCTGGCCCCGCAGCGGCACTGAGCGCAGCCGCACCGGCGCCGCGACCCCCGCGCGCTGGGAGGGCTGGGATGGCTTTTATCACCGTTCCGATACCGGCGGCGGCAAATGGGAATTCCGCCGCCCGCTCCCCGAGTCCTGGCAGATCAAGTATGACCCGCTCGGGCTCACGCTGAAAATTCGGCCCACGTCCTTCAAACACACCGGCCTCTTCCCGGAGCAGGCCGTCAACTGGGATTGGTTCAGCCGGCTGATCCGCTCGGCGCGCGCGGAGGGCCGCGAGATCAACGTGCTCAATCTTTTCGGTTACACCGGCGCCGCCACCGTCGCCGCCGCGAAGGCGGGCGCCAGCGTGTGCCACGTCGACGCCGCCGAGGGCATGGTGAAGTGGTGCCGCGAGAACGCGGCGCTCAGCGGCCTGGCCGCTGCGCCGATCCGCTACATCGTCGACGACTGCCTCAAGTTCGCCCGCCGGGAGCTGAAGCGCGGCCGCCGTTACGACGCCGTGATCATGGACCCGCCGACGTACGGCCGCGGCAGCACCGGGGAACTCTGGAAACTCGAGGAGCACCTTTGGAATCTGCTCGTGGAATGCCGCGCGCTGCTGTCCGAGCGCCCGCTCTTCTTCCTGATCAACGCCTACACCGCCCGCCTCTCGCCGACGGTCGTCGAGAACCTGCTCGCCGAGCTCCTCCACGACCGCGGCGGCAAGCTCAGCTCCGGCGAAGTCGGCCTGCCAATCCAGAAGGACGGCAAGGTCCTCCCCTGCGGCATCTACGGCCGCTGGGAGGGTTGA
- the ltrA gene encoding group II intron reverse transcriptase/maturase, with translation MARKYVGSPITTLNHHLDQLWLYEAYRRVRRDGAPGIDGQTVADYGRDLDANLKDLWERVHSGRYRAPLVKRVHIPKNETETRPIGIPTVENRVLERAVQMLLEPIYEVDFLDCSYGFRPGRSPHDALAAVREIVMRMDGGWVVDVDVKQYFDTIPHQQLRDIVSRRIRDGVIERLIAKWLKAGVWEDGQVSYPEAGTPQGGVISPLLSNIYLHEVLDRWFMETIRPKLQGKAELIRFADDFIVICERQDEALALVAELRTRFTAHGLTIHPEKTRVVDFRHPWKSGQVPQTFDFLGFTHYWGKTQRGGYAVTRQTRGKKLHAVLSRIRAWCKAHRHDRLSDQHRELSAQVRGHYQYYGIRGNYRMLQRFRHEVERGWAYWLMRRSRERRGPAAIWRLLQGHLALPSAHIVHGATLEPGCLSL, from the coding sequence ATGGCGCGCAAGTATGTCGGCAGTCCGATCACCACGCTGAATCATCATCTTGATCAGCTGTGGCTGTACGAGGCGTACCGGCGAGTGCGACGGGACGGTGCCCCCGGGATCGATGGGCAGACGGTGGCGGACTATGGCCGCGACCTGGACGCAAACCTGAAGGACCTATGGGAGCGGGTACATAGTGGCCGCTACCGGGCGCCTTTGGTGAAGCGGGTGCACATCCCCAAGAACGAAACGGAAACGCGTCCCATTGGGATACCGACCGTGGAGAACAGGGTGCTGGAACGAGCGGTGCAGATGCTGCTGGAGCCGATCTATGAAGTGGACTTCCTGGATTGCTCCTACGGCTTCCGCCCCGGGCGCTCACCGCACGACGCGTTGGCCGCAGTGCGAGAGATCGTGATGCGGATGGACGGTGGTTGGGTGGTGGACGTGGATGTGAAGCAGTATTTCGACACGATCCCGCACCAGCAACTGCGAGACATCGTGAGCCGACGGATACGTGACGGAGTGATTGAACGGCTGATTGCCAAGTGGCTGAAGGCCGGCGTCTGGGAAGACGGGCAGGTGAGCTACCCAGAGGCAGGAACACCGCAAGGCGGGGTGATCTCACCCTTGCTGAGCAACATCTACCTGCACGAGGTGTTGGATCGCTGGTTCATGGAAACGATCAGGCCAAAGTTGCAGGGTAAGGCGGAGCTGATCCGCTTTGCCGACGACTTTATCGTGATCTGCGAGCGCCAGGACGAAGCCCTTGCCCTGGTGGCAGAGCTGCGCACCCGGTTCACCGCTCATGGGCTGACCATCCATCCGGAGAAGACCCGCGTGGTGGACTTCCGGCATCCGTGGAAAAGCGGCCAGGTCCCGCAGACCTTCGACTTCCTGGGCTTCACCCACTACTGGGGGAAGACGCAGCGGGGCGGGTATGCGGTGACGCGCCAGACCCGAGGCAAGAAGCTGCACGCGGTGCTGAGCCGAATCCGCGCCTGGTGCAAAGCGCATCGGCACGACCGGCTCAGCGACCAGCACCGTGAACTCAGCGCGCAAGTGCGCGGGCATTACCAATACTACGGTATCCGCGGAAACTACCGCATGCTCCAGCGCTTCCGCCACGAGGTCGAACGGGGCTGGGCGTACTGGCTGATGCGCCGCTCGCGGGAGCGGCGCGGTCCCGCGGCGATCTGGCGGCTGCTCCAAGGTCACTTGGCGCTGCCGTCCGCTCATATCGTCCACGGCGCCACCCTCGAACCTGGATGCCTGTCACTCTAG
- a CDS encoding DUF481 domain-containing protein, with amino-acid sequence MNSSLVSRVLLCAAALAAGRLAADTIDTRNGAHLVGKIVKIDAGEITIDTDFAGKVKVKQAEVASFSTEAPIAVRLASGTRFDGQVTGATGGTLQITGPDGTVNTTVAKVAASWEAGGVDPAVEQRHWEYEASVDVSGKTGNKEQLGTAGEARAQMKTSRDTLQFYTAYNRQMSDGEKSADQFKAGTDYQNNFAGKTSWYVRDEGGFDRVKDIEVYNIAAAGLGVDFVKKAKHTLTARGGVSFRFENYKNPLTEDVKSLGLDIGLLNEMEFESSKLVTRISFVPSFDDFANYKLVHESYYQIPLASPAWKLRLGVSNDYTSKPGVGVEKLDTAYFTRLVLNWY; translated from the coding sequence ATGAACTCCTCACTCGTTTCCCGCGTGCTCCTGTGCGCCGCCGCGCTCGCGGCCGGCCGGCTGGCTGCTGATACCATCGATACCCGCAACGGCGCCCATCTGGTCGGCAAGATCGTCAAGATCGACGCCGGCGAGATCACGATCGACACCGACTTCGCCGGCAAGGTGAAGGTGAAGCAGGCCGAAGTCGCCAGCTTCTCCACCGAGGCGCCGATCGCGGTCCGGCTGGCCAGCGGCACCCGCTTCGACGGTCAGGTGACCGGCGCGACCGGCGGGACGCTCCAGATCACCGGCCCGGACGGCACCGTGAACACCACAGTGGCCAAGGTGGCTGCCAGTTGGGAGGCGGGCGGCGTCGACCCGGCGGTCGAGCAGCGCCACTGGGAATACGAGGCGTCGGTCGACGTCTCCGGCAAGACGGGTAACAAGGAGCAGCTTGGCACCGCCGGCGAGGCGCGCGCCCAGATGAAGACCTCGCGCGACACGTTGCAGTTCTACACCGCGTACAACCGGCAGATGAGCGACGGCGAGAAATCGGCCGACCAGTTCAAGGCCGGCACCGACTACCAGAACAACTTCGCCGGCAAGACCTCGTGGTACGTGCGCGACGAGGGTGGCTTTGACCGCGTGAAGGATATCGAGGTGTACAACATCGCCGCGGCCGGTCTGGGCGTCGATTTTGTGAAGAAGGCCAAGCACACGCTGACGGCTCGAGGCGGTGTGTCGTTCCGCTTTGAGAACTACAAGAACCCGCTGACCGAGGACGTGAAGAGCCTCGGCTTGGACATCGGGCTGCTGAATGAAATGGAGTTCGAGAGCTCGAAGCTCGTGACGCGCATCTCATTCGTGCCGTCGTTCGACGACTTCGCGAATTACAAGCTCGTCCACGAAAGCTACTATCAGATTCCGCTCGCCAGTCCGGCCTGGAAGCTCCGCCTCGGCGTGAGCAACGACTACACCTCCAAGCCCGGCGTCGGCGTCGAGAAACTGGATACCGCCTACTTCACCCGCCTCGTGCTGAACTGGTACTGA
- a CDS encoding DUF1349 domain-containing protein — MRAPQLLLLSLAAAFLCSIPAALAAESAAALAGPAPTLAVIPAPLTLENAAVAWSVIDDRTLELVAPKHTNLFNAPDGKLMLKGAPMLLFPAAPEFLLTARLSAPLTSRFDVAALVVYQDATTWVKFCYENSATRQPTIVSVVTRGLSDDCNALPAPATHAYLAVARKGSEFSLHYSEDGKSWALIRHFALELKPEARVGFAAHGAGATDLAARFSEITYAPVAPKNMRHLQLAP, encoded by the coding sequence ATGCGTGCCCCTCAACTCCTCCTGCTGTCGCTCGCGGCGGCGTTCCTGTGTTCCATTCCTGCCGCGCTCGCGGCGGAGTCAGCGGCCGCCCTCGCGGGTCCGGCGCCGACGCTCGCCGTGATTCCGGCGCCGCTGACGCTCGAGAACGCGGCGGTCGCATGGTCGGTCATTGATGACCGCACGCTCGAACTCGTCGCGCCAAAGCACACCAACCTGTTCAACGCGCCGGACGGAAAGCTCATGCTCAAGGGCGCCCCGATGCTGCTGTTTCCCGCGGCGCCCGAGTTTCTGCTGACCGCGAGACTGTCCGCGCCGCTGACCTCGCGCTTCGATGTGGCCGCGCTCGTCGTGTACCAGGACGCCACGACCTGGGTGAAGTTCTGCTACGAGAACTCCGCCACCCGGCAGCCGACTATCGTGAGCGTCGTGACGCGCGGATTGTCGGACGATTGCAACGCGCTGCCCGCCCCGGCGACGCACGCCTATCTGGCGGTTGCGCGAAAGGGCTCCGAGTTCTCGCTGCACTACTCGGAGGACGGGAAGAGCTGGGCGCTGATCCGGCACTTTGCGCTCGAGCTGAAGCCAGAGGCCCGCGTCGGCTTTGCCGCCCACGGCGCCGGCGCGACCGACCTCGCCGCGCGCTTTTCCGAAATTACCTACGCCCCCGTCGCCCCGAAAAACATGCGCCACCTGCAACTCGCGCCGTAA
- a CDS encoding TrpB-like pyridoxal phosphate-dependent enzyme, giving the protein MSTPLQFNLTAADIPTHWYNLNADFSEPLPPPLHPGTRQPVTPDLMTAIFPANLVAQEMSAERSIEIPQEVRDVYALYRPTPLLRAVRLEKALQTPAHIYYKYEGVSPAGSHKPNTAIPQAYYNKVAGTKRLATETGAGQWGSSLAMACQVFGLECTVYMVKVSYQQKPYRKLLMQTYGATVHASPSMETEFGRKALAEDPQSNGSLGIAISEAVEDTVKHPHTKYALGSVLNHVCIHQSVIGIEAIKQMELAGEEPDIVYGCAGGGSNFAGIAFPFIEQNLKHGKKYRIVAVEPASCPSLTQGELRYDFGDTAELTPLMMMYTLGHKFMPPSIHAGGLRYHGMAPMVSHCRKLGLIEAVACPQLKVFESAVLFARTEGIVPAPESSHALAVLIDEAKRCREEGKKKVLMFNLTGNGLLDLAAFDSYLSGHMKDVGSDD; this is encoded by the coding sequence ATGAGCACTCCGCTTCAGTTCAACCTCACGGCCGCTGATATCCCGACGCACTGGTACAACCTGAACGCCGACTTTTCGGAGCCGCTGCCCCCGCCGCTCCATCCGGGCACGCGGCAGCCGGTGACGCCGGACCTGATGACGGCGATCTTCCCCGCCAACCTCGTCGCGCAGGAGATGAGCGCGGAGCGCTCCATCGAGATCCCGCAGGAAGTCCGCGACGTGTACGCGTTGTACCGGCCCACGCCATTGCTGCGCGCCGTCCGGCTCGAGAAGGCGCTGCAGACGCCCGCGCACATCTATTACAAGTATGAGGGCGTGAGTCCGGCGGGCAGCCACAAGCCCAACACCGCAATTCCGCAGGCGTACTACAACAAGGTGGCCGGCACGAAGCGTCTCGCGACCGAGACGGGCGCGGGCCAGTGGGGTTCGTCGCTCGCCATGGCCTGCCAGGTTTTCGGCCTCGAGTGCACGGTGTACATGGTGAAGGTGAGCTATCAACAGAAGCCGTACCGCAAGCTGCTCATGCAGACCTACGGCGCAACGGTCCACGCGAGCCCGAGCATGGAGACCGAGTTTGGCCGCAAGGCCCTCGCCGAGGACCCGCAGAGCAATGGCAGCCTTGGCATCGCGATCAGTGAGGCGGTGGAGGACACGGTGAAGCACCCGCACACCAAGTACGCGCTCGGCAGCGTGCTGAATCATGTGTGCATCCACCAATCGGTGATCGGCATCGAGGCTATCAAGCAGATGGAGCTGGCGGGCGAGGAGCCAGACATCGTGTACGGTTGCGCGGGCGGCGGCAGCAATTTCGCGGGCATCGCGTTCCCGTTCATCGAGCAAAACCTGAAGCACGGGAAAAAGTACCGCATCGTCGCCGTCGAGCCCGCCTCGTGTCCGTCGCTCACCCAGGGCGAGCTGCGCTACGACTTCGGCGACACGGCCGAGCTGACGCCGCTGATGATGATGTACACGCTCGGGCACAAATTCATGCCGCCGAGCATCCACGCGGGCGGCCTGCGCTACCACGGCATGGCGCCGATGGTGAGCCATTGCCGGAAGCTCGGCCTGATCGAGGCCGTCGCCTGCCCGCAGCTGAAGGTGTTCGAGTCTGCCGTGCTCTTCGCCCGCACCGAGGGCATCGTGCCCGCCCCCGAGTCCTCGCACGCGCTCGCCGTCCTGATCGACGAAGCGAAGCGCTGCCGCGAGGAAGGGAAGAAGAAGGTCCTGATGTTCAACCTGACCGGCAACGGTCTCCTCGATCTCGCCGCCTTCGACTCCTACCTCTCCGGTCACATGAAGGACGTCGGCAGCGACGACTGA
- a CDS encoding alpha/beta fold hydrolase: MLAFAVLSGPLGAAGPAPSRAELTALFAPERVSQVALSPDGKTLVCVLREGRALRLVTRDLDHPAARVPLRVEVEPRGSASGPGGGLGLPYLCFMDATTLVYVVRLPAKTEDAVPSEELHGVDLRTGQDRRLLDQTVFERDYTPPVRRRHVNLDIETDEPGEIGEEGEDTTAVALPETIDVPRAFRVLGPVPGEPGFLVVEALGNALVPVETYRVDLRTGVRTAVAAEEDPARMLYDGTGRPRVRETARVQGVGADNMEDERSPVLARASGKIVPQVFEYRTARGWRPLDALVGAAAGLRFSHADAEYYEPRSLPLALGGDPRVLYYASNVGRDTYALFSLDLETGARTSVYAAAKVDLAGPGDALSERPLVFDRARRLVGVHVPGRPGTTHWFDAGLARLQEEAERAFPGRRVTLREWSDAQDRVLVEVGGPGDPGRVYLLETTPRLRYTELLRRAGNLDARGLAWAFPVALPAATGEPLAGSLTVPRRTRLKLPPLVVRLRDAPGTRAERDEFDRWAQALAAYGFMVLDLDYRGATAGDRLAADGLRRDPDGAPVRDVVAALDALAAQHPYDQRRVALLGEGFGGYVALRALAQFPARFRGAITIDAPTDLRAWLAETGPGSTAELESMRSVFFTTKDEGPDIDKMLNEAPKARRGRRGWNRPVLPEPIAWRRAYFGNASLGQASVLTQAAALRAPVLILQDEDRADFSPAHGRKLRDALERAGQEVEYVRLPPTYAQRDPETLARVARRMGEFLNDHLFDYRVDVGKEREVK; encoded by the coding sequence GTGCTGGCCTTCGCCGTGCTCTCCGGCCCGCTGGGCGCCGCTGGACCGGCTCCCTCCCGGGCGGAGCTGACCGCCCTGTTCGCGCCCGAACGGGTGTCGCAGGTGGCGCTCTCGCCCGACGGAAAAACCCTGGTGTGCGTCCTGCGGGAGGGCCGGGCGCTGCGGCTGGTCACCCGCGACCTCGACCATCCCGCCGCCCGTGTGCCCCTGCGCGTCGAGGTCGAACCCCGGGGTTCGGCGTCCGGGCCGGGCGGCGGGCTCGGCCTGCCGTATCTGTGTTTCATGGACGCCACGACGCTCGTGTATGTCGTGCGCCTGCCGGCGAAGACCGAGGACGCGGTGCCGTCGGAGGAACTCCATGGGGTGGATCTCCGCACCGGCCAGGACCGGCGCCTGCTGGACCAGACGGTCTTCGAGCGCGACTACACGCCGCCGGTGCGGCGCCGCCATGTGAACCTCGACATCGAAACGGATGAGCCGGGGGAGATTGGGGAGGAGGGCGAGGACACCACCGCCGTCGCGCTGCCCGAAACCATCGATGTGCCCCGCGCGTTCCGGGTGCTGGGCCCCGTGCCGGGCGAACCCGGCTTCCTGGTCGTGGAGGCGCTGGGCAATGCGCTGGTGCCCGTGGAAACGTACCGCGTCGACCTCCGGACCGGCGTGCGGACCGCGGTCGCCGCCGAGGAGGATCCGGCCCGGATGCTGTACGATGGCACGGGACGTCCGCGCGTGCGGGAAACCGCCCGCGTGCAGGGGGTGGGTGCCGACAACATGGAGGACGAGCGCAGCCCGGTGCTGGCCCGGGCCTCCGGCAAGATTGTGCCGCAGGTCTTTGAATATCGCACGGCTCGGGGCTGGCGTCCGCTCGACGCGCTCGTGGGCGCAGCGGCCGGGCTGCGTTTCAGCCACGCCGATGCGGAGTACTACGAACCGCGTTCACTGCCGCTCGCGTTGGGCGGCGATCCGCGGGTGCTCTATTACGCGTCCAACGTGGGCCGCGACACGTATGCGCTCTTCAGCCTGGACCTGGAGACCGGGGCGCGGACGTCGGTGTACGCCGCAGCGAAGGTCGATCTCGCCGGTCCGGGCGATGCGTTGAGCGAACGCCCCCTGGTGTTTGATCGCGCGCGGCGGCTCGTGGGCGTGCACGTGCCCGGCCGTCCCGGTACGACGCACTGGTTCGACGCCGGGCTGGCGCGGCTCCAGGAGGAGGCGGAGCGTGCGTTTCCGGGGCGCCGCGTGACGCTGCGGGAATGGAGCGACGCGCAGGATCGCGTGCTCGTTGAGGTGGGAGGGCCGGGCGATCCCGGACGCGTTTACCTGTTGGAGACGACGCCGCGGCTGCGGTACACCGAGTTACTGCGGCGGGCGGGCAACCTCGACGCCCGGGGGCTGGCTTGGGCGTTCCCCGTGGCGCTCCCGGCGGCCACGGGCGAACCGCTGGCCGGCAGCCTGACCGTGCCGCGGCGCACCCGCCTGAAGCTGCCGCCGCTGGTGGTGCGTTTGCGCGATGCGCCGGGCACGCGGGCGGAGCGGGACGAGTTCGATCGCTGGGCGCAGGCGCTCGCGGCGTATGGTTTCATGGTGCTGGACCTCGATTACCGGGGCGCGACGGCTGGCGACCGGCTGGCGGCGGACGGGTTGCGCCGCGATCCGGATGGAGCGCCGGTGCGGGACGTGGTTGCGGCGCTGGACGCGCTGGCGGCGCAGCATCCGTATGACCAGCGGCGCGTGGCCTTGTTGGGGGAAGGGTTTGGCGGCTACGTGGCGCTGCGGGCGTTGGCGCAGTTTCCGGCGCGGTTCCGCGGGGCGATCACAATCGATGCGCCCACTGACCTGCGGGCGTGGCTGGCGGAGACCGGCCCCGGGTCGACCGCCGAACTGGAGTCGATGCGTTCGGTCTTCTTCACGACCAAGGACGAGGGGCCGGACATCGACAAGATGCTCAATGAAGCTCCGAAGGCGCGGCGGGGTCGGCGTGGCTGGAACCGGCCGGTCCTGCCGGAGCCGATCGCGTGGCGCCGGGCCTATTTTGGCAACGCGTCGCTGGGCCAGGCTTCGGTGCTGACGCAGGCGGCGGCGTTGCGCGCGCCCGTGCTGATCCTGCAGGACGAAGACCGGGCTGATTTTTCGCCGGCGCACGGCCGGAAGCTGCGCGACGCGCTGGAGCGCGCCGGGCAGGAGGTGGAGTACGTGCGATTGCCGCCGACGTACGCGCAGCGCGATCCGGAGACGTTGGCCCGCGTCGCGCGCCGGATGGGTGAGTTCCTGAACGACCACCTGTTCGACTACCGCGTCGATGTGGGGAAGGAGCGGGAGGTGAAATGA
- the gdhA gene encoding NADP-specific glutamate dehydrogenase, protein MNSYIAEVLDLVARRNAGEPEFLQATHEVLETLAPVIERHKKYRDNRILERIVEPERQIIFRVAWQDDAGRPQVNRGFRVQFNSAIGPYKGGLRFHPSVNLGILKFLGFEQVFKNSLTTLPMGGGKGGTDFDPKGKSDGEVMRFCQSFMNELFRHIGPNTDVPAGDIGVGGREIGYLFGQYKRLKSEFSGVLTGKGLAWGGSLIRPEATGYGSVYFAEEMLKTRNEALAGKVCTVSGSGNVAQYTVEKLLMLGAKPVTLSDSDGTIHDPEGFTTEKLAWVMQLKNVRRGRIKEYAEHFKGAKYLAGQRPWSVPCDCAFPSATQNEVEGSDAATLLRNGCKLVSEGANMPSTPEAIDAYLKAGILYGPGKAANAGGVATSGLEMSQNSMRLNWGRAEVDQRLHEIMVNIHANCCATAKEYGAPGNYVLGANIAGFTKVANAMLDQGLV, encoded by the coding sequence ATGAACAGTTATATCGCAGAAGTCCTCGACCTCGTGGCGCGCCGCAATGCCGGCGAGCCCGAATTTCTCCAAGCGACCCACGAGGTCCTGGAGACCCTCGCGCCCGTCATCGAGCGCCACAAAAAGTACCGCGACAACCGGATCCTCGAGCGTATCGTGGAGCCGGAGCGCCAGATCATTTTCCGCGTCGCCTGGCAGGACGACGCCGGCCGCCCGCAGGTCAACCGCGGCTTCCGCGTGCAGTTCAACAGCGCGATCGGGCCGTACAAGGGCGGGCTCCGTTTTCACCCGAGCGTCAACCTCGGCATCCTGAAGTTCCTCGGCTTTGAGCAGGTCTTCAAAAACTCGCTGACCACGCTGCCCATGGGCGGGGGCAAGGGCGGCACCGACTTCGATCCGAAGGGCAAATCCGACGGCGAGGTCATGCGCTTCTGCCAGAGCTTCATGAACGAGCTCTTCCGGCACATCGGCCCGAACACCGACGTGCCCGCGGGCGACATCGGCGTGGGTGGCCGCGAGATCGGCTACCTGTTTGGCCAGTACAAGCGCCTGAAGAGCGAGTTCAGCGGCGTGCTCACCGGCAAGGGCCTCGCCTGGGGCGGCTCGCTCATCCGCCCGGAAGCGACCGGCTACGGCTCCGTCTATTTCGCCGAGGAAATGCTCAAGACGCGCAACGAGGCGCTCGCCGGGAAGGTTTGCACCGTGTCCGGCTCCGGCAACGTCGCCCAGTACACCGTCGAGAAGCTGCTCATGCTCGGCGCCAAGCCGGTGACGCTGTCCGACTCCGACGGCACGATCCACGACCCCGAGGGCTTCACGACCGAAAAGCTCGCCTGGGTCATGCAGCTCAAGAATGTGCGCCGCGGCCGCATCAAGGAGTACGCCGAGCACTTCAAGGGCGCCAAATACCTCGCGGGCCAGCGGCCTTGGTCCGTGCCGTGCGACTGCGCCTTCCCGAGCGCCACGCAGAACGAAGTCGAGGGCAGCGATGCCGCGACGCTCCTGAGGAACGGCTGCAAGCTCGTCTCCGAAGGCGCGAACATGCCGTCCACGCCCGAGGCGATCGATGCCTACCTCAAGGCCGGCATCCTCTACGGCCCCGGCAAGGCGGCCAACGCCGGCGGCGTGGCGACCTCCGGTCTCGAGATGTCACAGAACTCGATGCGCCTCAATTGGGGCCGCGCCGAGGTCGACCAGCGGCTGCATGAGATCATGGTGAACATCCACGCCAACTGCTGCGCCACCGCCAAGGAATACGGCGCGCCTGGCAATTACGTGCTCGGCGCCAATATCGCCGGCTTCACCAAGGTCGCCAACGCGATGCTCGACCAGGGCCTCGTCTGA